A genomic region of Manihot esculenta cultivar AM560-2 chromosome 15, M.esculenta_v8, whole genome shotgun sequence contains the following coding sequences:
- the LOC110602332 gene encoding uncharacterized protein LOC110602332 isoform X1 — protein MEQLVNFIIRPPRAEYNPKHDLLDQEFMLKGKWYQRKDLEIKNSRGDILQCSHYMPIVSPEGKPLPCVIYCHGNSGCRADASEAAIILLPSNITVFALDFSGSGISGGEHVTLGWNEKDDLRTVVEYLRQDGNVSLIGLWGRSMGAVTSLMYGAEDPSIAGMVLDSPFSDLVDLMMELVDTYKFRFPKFTVKFAIQYMRKAVQRKAKFDIMDLNTIKVAKSCFVPALFGHAIDDDFIQPHHSDRIYEAYVGDKNIIKFEGDHNSPRPQFYFDSINIFFHNVLHPPEDEVGGTYFDTMLDNFGKGSWSTVHEVGNNLEFTVVSKVAEPSTSNGEDAHSLEQVRPKRPMSRTEVPSDIPSEGKQSEVEVGEINDNNLASSSKMISFELSNGHPYGPHVPTMMDDDQYVEYQLDDLAGFPCDVEEEERMFMEAVIASLKDLEMRNPNAEEQQPSINPKSMESSQRQYVDASSIAEHCDSLKTVEQHELSKMEPTSSPATNLVNSATKHPSPDPIVSFRGPAFDTPPSMTESGSASTSTRSDTSGSGQSSTDTDLSSKTKATLTVERNPASHIIDGLMRRWDFSLFRNR, from the exons GGCTGAGTACAACCCAAAACATGACTTACTGGACCAAGAGTTTATGCTGAAAGGGAAATGGTATCAGAGAAAAGATTTGGAG ATTAAAAATAGCCGGGGAGATATCCTTCAATGCAGTCATTACATGCCCATTGTTAGTCCTGAAGGAAAGCCACTGCCATGCGTAATATATTGTCATGGAAACAG TGGGTGCAGGGCTGATGCAAGTGAGGCTGCTATTATACTGCTGCCTTCAAATATTACAGTTTTTGCTCTTGATTTCTCGGGATCTGGAATTTCTGGAGGAGAGCACGTGACTCTGGGGTGGAATGAA AAAGATGACCTCAGGACCGTGGTTGAATATTTGCGGCAAGATGGAAATGTCTCTTTGATTGGCTTATGGGGCCGTTCAATGGGTGCTGTCACCAG CCTGATGTATGGAGCTGAAGATCCCTCGATTGCAGGAATGGTTCTTGACAGTCCCTTTTCTGATTTGGTTGACCTGATGATGGAACTTGTGGATACGTATAAATTCCGTTTTCCCAAATTCACT GTGAAGTTTGCAATTCAATATATGCGGAAAGCTGTCCAGAGAAAGGCAAAGTTTGACATTATGGATCTGAACACTATCAAG GTGGCTAAGTCTTGCTTTGTCCCAGCTCTATTCGGGCATGCCATTGACGATGATTTTATACAGCCTCATCATTCAGATCGCATATATGAAGCCTATGTG GGAGATAAGAATATTATAAAGTTTGAAGGAGATCACAATTCTCCACGCCCACAGTTCTACTTTGAttccataaatatttttttccacAATGTTTTGCATCCTCCAGAGGATGAGGTTGGGGGAACATATTTTGACACAATGCTTGATAACTTTGGTAAG GGTAGTTGGAGCACTGTGCATGAAGTAGGCAATAACCTGGAATTTACAGTTGTTTCTAAAG TTGCAGAACCATCAACAAGCAATGGAGAAGATGCCCATTCCCTTGAACAAGTTCGTCCCAAACGACCGATGAGTCGAACAGAG GTTCCATCTGATATTCCTTCTGAGGGCAAACAATCTGAAGTTGAG GTTGGAGAAATCAATGACAATAATTTGGCATCATCATCCAAAATGATAAGCTTTGAATTATCCAATGGTCATCCCTATGGTCCCCATGTTCCAACCATGATGGATGATGATCAATATGTGGAGTATCAACTGGATGACTTGGCAGGTTTTCCATGTGATGTAGAGGAGGAAGAAAGG ATGTTCATGGAAGCAGTGATTGCATCACTCAAGGACTTGGAGATGAGAAACCCTAATGCTGAAGAACAACAGCCTAGTATCAACCCGAAGTCCATGGAATCTTCACAAAGACAATATGTAGATGCATCTTCCATTGCAGAACATTGTGATTCCTTGAAGACGGTAGAGCAACATGAACTTTCAAAGATGGAACCCACTTCCTCTCCAGCAACCAACCTTGTAAATTCAGCAACAAAACACCCATCACCTGATCCGATTGTGTCATTCAGGGGGCCAGCATTTGACACCCCACCATCCATGACTGAATCAGGAAGCGCAAGCACTTCTACTCGTAGTGATACCTCAGGGAGCGGCCAGAGCTCAACAGATACTGACTTGTCAAGTAAAACAAAAGCCACCTTGACAGTAGAACGGAACCCAGCAAGCCACATTATTGATGGTTTGATGCGTCGTTGGGATTTCAGCTTGTTCCGAAATCGAtga
- the LOC110602332 gene encoding uncharacterized protein LOC110602332 isoform X2, producing MEQLVNFIIRPPRAEYNPKHDLLDQEFMLKGKWYQRKDLEIKNSRGDILQCSHYMPIVSPEGKPLPCVIYCHGNSGCRADASEAAIILLPSNITVFALDFSGSGISGGEHVTLGWNEKDDLRTVVEYLRQDGNVSLIGLWGRSMGAVTSLMYGAEDPSIAGMVLDSPFSDLVDLMMELVDTYKFRFPKFTVKFAIQYMRKAVQRKAKFDIMDLNTIKVAKSCFVPALFGHAIDDDFIQPHHSDRIYEAYVGDKNIIKFEGDHNSPRPQFYFDSINIFFHNVLHPPEDEVGGTYFDTMLDNFGKGSWSTVHEVGNNLEFTVVSKVAEPSTSNGEDAHSLEQVRPKRPMSRTEVGEINDNNLASSSKMISFELSNGHPYGPHVPTMMDDDQYVEYQLDDLAGFPCDVEEEERMFMEAVIASLKDLEMRNPNAEEQQPSINPKSMESSQRQYVDASSIAEHCDSLKTVEQHELSKMEPTSSPATNLVNSATKHPSPDPIVSFRGPAFDTPPSMTESGSASTSTRSDTSGSGQSSTDTDLSSKTKATLTVERNPASHIIDGLMRRWDFSLFRNR from the exons GGCTGAGTACAACCCAAAACATGACTTACTGGACCAAGAGTTTATGCTGAAAGGGAAATGGTATCAGAGAAAAGATTTGGAG ATTAAAAATAGCCGGGGAGATATCCTTCAATGCAGTCATTACATGCCCATTGTTAGTCCTGAAGGAAAGCCACTGCCATGCGTAATATATTGTCATGGAAACAG TGGGTGCAGGGCTGATGCAAGTGAGGCTGCTATTATACTGCTGCCTTCAAATATTACAGTTTTTGCTCTTGATTTCTCGGGATCTGGAATTTCTGGAGGAGAGCACGTGACTCTGGGGTGGAATGAA AAAGATGACCTCAGGACCGTGGTTGAATATTTGCGGCAAGATGGAAATGTCTCTTTGATTGGCTTATGGGGCCGTTCAATGGGTGCTGTCACCAG CCTGATGTATGGAGCTGAAGATCCCTCGATTGCAGGAATGGTTCTTGACAGTCCCTTTTCTGATTTGGTTGACCTGATGATGGAACTTGTGGATACGTATAAATTCCGTTTTCCCAAATTCACT GTGAAGTTTGCAATTCAATATATGCGGAAAGCTGTCCAGAGAAAGGCAAAGTTTGACATTATGGATCTGAACACTATCAAG GTGGCTAAGTCTTGCTTTGTCCCAGCTCTATTCGGGCATGCCATTGACGATGATTTTATACAGCCTCATCATTCAGATCGCATATATGAAGCCTATGTG GGAGATAAGAATATTATAAAGTTTGAAGGAGATCACAATTCTCCACGCCCACAGTTCTACTTTGAttccataaatatttttttccacAATGTTTTGCATCCTCCAGAGGATGAGGTTGGGGGAACATATTTTGACACAATGCTTGATAACTTTGGTAAG GGTAGTTGGAGCACTGTGCATGAAGTAGGCAATAACCTGGAATTTACAGTTGTTTCTAAAG TTGCAGAACCATCAACAAGCAATGGAGAAGATGCCCATTCCCTTGAACAAGTTCGTCCCAAACGACCGATGAGTCGAACAGAG GTTGGAGAAATCAATGACAATAATTTGGCATCATCATCCAAAATGATAAGCTTTGAATTATCCAATGGTCATCCCTATGGTCCCCATGTTCCAACCATGATGGATGATGATCAATATGTGGAGTATCAACTGGATGACTTGGCAGGTTTTCCATGTGATGTAGAGGAGGAAGAAAGG ATGTTCATGGAAGCAGTGATTGCATCACTCAAGGACTTGGAGATGAGAAACCCTAATGCTGAAGAACAACAGCCTAGTATCAACCCGAAGTCCATGGAATCTTCACAAAGACAATATGTAGATGCATCTTCCATTGCAGAACATTGTGATTCCTTGAAGACGGTAGAGCAACATGAACTTTCAAAGATGGAACCCACTTCCTCTCCAGCAACCAACCTTGTAAATTCAGCAACAAAACACCCATCACCTGATCCGATTGTGTCATTCAGGGGGCCAGCATTTGACACCCCACCATCCATGACTGAATCAGGAAGCGCAAGCACTTCTACTCGTAGTGATACCTCAGGGAGCGGCCAGAGCTCAACAGATACTGACTTGTCAAGTAAAACAAAAGCCACCTTGACAGTAGAACGGAACCCAGCAAGCCACATTATTGATGGTTTGATGCGTCGTTGGGATTTCAGCTTGTTCCGAAATCGAtga
- the LOC110602333 gene encoding pyruvate decarboxylase 2-like — translation MIELMALYEFQMQYGSIGWSVGATLGYAQAVPEKRVIACIGDGSFQVTAQDVSTMLRCGQKSIIFLINNGGYTVSVTSIDPTNGSF, via the exons ATGATTGAACTTATGGCCTT GTATGAGTTCCAAATGCAATACGGATCAATCGGTTGGTCTGTTGGGGCAACTCTTGGATATGCACAGGCTGTGCCTGAGAAACGAGTGATTGCTTGCATTGGTGATGGTAGCTTTCAG GTGACTGCTCAAGATGTGTCGACAATGCTGCGATGCGGACAGAAGTCCATCATTTTCCTGATCAACAATGGTGGATACACAGTGTCTGTTACTTCAATTGATCCCACAAATGGGTCATTCTAA
- the LOC110602331 gene encoding uncharacterized protein LOC110602331 produces the protein METGKSAGEDGSICLQVVELHRLSETYGSGATIFEPRSSIEKRDSNANSASTSTTSVRAPEKKLTLFALRLAVFEKSATGLGTLGFIWATVVLLGGFAITLDTTDFWFITVILLIEGTRIFSRSHELEWQHQATWSIADAGISSFRALRSSSHFVVDALKSLFRRITPVRKRSQHSREVMGSCDAANSRNWDCQRKTTRTWTSSDVPILPYAQWFFLTRNVSKLLYWLQLASATACVVLSSMKLIKHNYGEIAKGDTDKRNRQAALTIFYALALSEALLFLMEKAYWEWKVIYCKLLEEVNRECELGPSGMISIKRFFYDAYSRCVNGSIFDGLKMDLVTFAMDLLASNSPDEQLIGVQILRQFAMSERFSDDTLQKIGTNISVIERLVEMLNWKDPDEEVIRRSAAETLSELAGKKQNSLRVAGIPGSLESISSLLQTNRSSSTTADEIGEKTTVADQVHYESWTFNHLGLLILKKLAHDHDNCGKIGNTRGLLPKIIDLTHTGERILKDENVAHSQILTVKRSLQVVKMLASTTGTTGTHLRREISEIVFTISNIRDILRHGEKQPMLQKLSIEILTNLALEADATERIGGTGGILKELFNIFFRYGAPESPNHVRIAAGEALAMLALESRNNCHRILKLMVLERLVEALEDPLLRVNAARILRNLCAYSGTDCFSDLKGVTAAAPTVLKAIMSEENKLQEVMVGLAAEVFKFMSSQESSMMFKRTGIKEAELASRIVQVLKKHENPSTKVPRIRRFVIELAIWMMRENKENVNILRDLGLEKELEHVLETTAELESFNIFSGTVGLSRHSITIHSLIETAMKLLERATETE, from the exons ATGGAGACAGGCAAATCCGCAGGAGAAGATGGTAGCATTTGTCTGCAGGTTGTTGAGCTTCACAGGCTCAGCGAAACCTATGGTTCAGGTGCCACCATTTTTGAGCCCAGGAGTAGTATAGAGAAGAGAGACAGCAATGCCAATTCTGCTTCAACATCAACTACGTCAGTACGGGCTCCAGAGAAGAAACTCACCCTCTTTGCTCTTCGCCTTGCAGTTTTTGAGAAGTCAGCTACTGGCCTGGGAACCCTAGGGTTTATCTGGGCAACAGTTGTTCTTCTAGGCGGTTTTGCAATAACTTTAGATACAACAGACTTCTGGTTCATCACCgttatattattaattgaagGAACTCGAATATTCAGCAGAAGCCATGAGCTTGAATGGCAGCACCAAGCCACCTGGTCAATTGCTGATGCTGGAATCAGTAGTTTCAGAGCATTGAGGTCCAGCTCgcactttgttgttgatgctcTAAAATCACTTTTCAGGCGGATTACCCCAGTTCGAAAGCGCAGTCAACATAGTAGAGAAGTGATGGGGAGTTGTGATGCAGCAAACTCTAGGAATTGGGATTGTCAAAGGAAGACTACTCGCACATGGACAAGCTCAGATGTCCCCATCCTACCGTACGCTCAATGGTTTTTCCTCACGAGAAATGTTAGTAAACTTCTCTATTGGCTCCAGCTTGCATCTGCAACAGCCTGTGTAGTTTTATCATCAATGAAGCTCATTAAACATAACTATGGTGAGATAGCGAAAGGGGATACTGACAAAAGGAACAGACAAGCTGCTCTGACTATTTTCTATGCCTTGGCTTTGTCAGAAGCTCTGTTGTTTCTCATGGAAAAAGCTTACTGGGAGTGGAAGGTGATATATTGTAAACTACTGGAGGAGGTGAACAGAGAGTGTGAATTGGGGCCTTCAGGTATGATATCAATAAAAAGGTTCTTCTATGATGCTTACTCTAGGTGTGTCAATGGAAGCATCTTTGATGGCCTGAAAATGGACTTGGTTACTTTTGCTATGGATCTCTTGGCTTCAAATTCCCCTGATGAGCAGCTCATTGGAGTTCAAATTCTTCGCCAATTTGCAATGAGTGAGCGGTTCTCTGATGACACCCTCCAGAAGATTGGGACAAATATATCAGTTATAGAACGATTAGTTGAGATGTTGAATTGGAAAGACCCAGACGAAGAAGTGATCAGGAGGTCAGCTGCAGAGACCCTATCTGAACTAGCTGGAAAAAAGCAGAACTCTCTACGAGTTGCAGGAATTCCAGGTTCATTGGAATCAATCTCATCTCTACTCCAAACAAATAGAAGCTCAAGCACCACAGCTGATGAAATTGGCGAAAAGACAACTGTCGCTGATCAAGTACATTACGAATCCTGGACATTCAATCATTTAGGACTTCTCATCCTGAAAAAACTAGCTCATGACCATGATAATTGTGGAAAGATTGGTAACACAAGGGGCCTTCTACCAAAAATTATCGATTTAACACACACTGGAGAGAGGATACTGAAGGATGAAAATGTTGCACATTCTCAGATTTTGACAGTGAAAAGATCTCTGCAAGTGGTGAAGATGTTGGCAAGCACCACGGGTACCACAGGTACTCACCTTCGAAGAGAGATTTCTGAGATAGTTTTCACCATCAGCAATATTAGAGATATCTTACGACATGGAGAGAAACAACCAATGCTGCAAAAACTCAGCATAGAAATATTGACCAATCTAGCTCTAGAAGCGGATGCAACAGAGAGGATTGGGGGAACAGGTGGAATTCTTAAGGAGTTATTCAACATCTTCTTTAGATATGGAGCACCTGAGAGTCCAAATCATGTAAGGATTGCTGCAGGAGAAGCTCTAGCCATGTTGGCCTTAGAAAGCAGAAATAATTGCCATCGTATTTTGAAATTGATGGTGCTAGAAAGGCTTGTTGAAGCTCTTGAGGATCCATTGCTTCGTGTGAATGCTGCAAGAATCCTACGAAACTTATGTGCCTACAGTGGTACAGATTGCTTCAGCGACTTAAAGGGAGTCACAGCTGCCGCGCCTACA GTGCTCAAGGCAATTATGTCGGAAGAAAACAAACTGCAAGAAGTAATGGTTGGGCTAGCTGCAGAAGTTTTCAAATTCATGAGTTCTCAAGAATCAAGTATGATGTTCAAAAGGACAGGAATTAAAGAGGCTGAACTAGCCAGCAGGATAGTCCAGGTCCtcaaaaaacatgaaaatccatCGACTAAGGTTCCAAGAATTCGGAGGTTTGTCATAGAATTGGCAATTTGGATGATGcgagaaaacaaagaaaatgTAAATATTCTCAGGGATCTGGGGTTGGAGAAAGAGCTGGAACATGTTTTAGAAACTACAGCAGAACTtgaaagcttcaacatattctcTGGCACAGTTGGGCTGAGTCGCCACAGCATAACTATTCACTCACTCATTGAAACAGCAATGAAGTTGCTGGAACGTGCAACAGAAACAGAATAG